One Thermicanus aegyptius DSM 12793 DNA segment encodes these proteins:
- a CDS encoding sugar ABC transporter substrate-binding protein: MIGRKKGIAVLMTLVLIAFAALAGCSSGNGTNSSSPGMGQGSQENQGSSGTQQQKEPVTLEAWIMPNSPQPDKDFLAVLKPFLDQNPNIQVKVTVLDWGSAWSKITTAATSGQGPDILQLGTTWVPAIAAMGALAPLTDQMNELGGAESYYPATWNTTHIAGDNTIYAAPWFVDARALYYRTDVFEKAGLNATDVFKDWNSFKEALKKVNGMEIEGKKISAFGFPGKNDWNVAHNIFPWIWAAGGNVLNEDNTEAIINSKEALDGIMFYTGLAAEGLVSKTTLEQNTSQVEANYANGDYAVMISGPWILKQFTTPKDQGGQKESIAASRSAVHPLPAGPNGVFTFFGGSDLTIFKNTKHFAEAWAVVKYLSGKDAQLAYAQASGQLPAVKEVMNSPDITSDPNMAQFVQAAQTSRSYPSIPQWGPIENVLVKHFGIMWDIVAGVGGKPYNRESIQAEMDAAKQEIDALLHQ; this comes from the coding sequence ATGATAGGGAGAAAAAAAGGGATTGCAGTTCTTATGACGTTGGTCCTGATCGCATTTGCTGCGCTTGCCGGATGCTCATCCGGTAACGGGACGAATTCAAGTTCCCCCGGGATGGGTCAAGGATCGCAGGAGAATCAGGGTTCATCCGGCACGCAGCAGCAGAAGGAACCTGTTACGCTTGAAGCCTGGATTATGCCGAACAGTCCTCAACCCGATAAGGACTTCTTGGCCGTCTTAAAACCTTTCCTTGATCAAAACCCTAATATTCAGGTGAAAGTGACGGTCCTCGATTGGGGTTCTGCCTGGTCGAAGATCACCACGGCTGCGACGAGCGGTCAAGGGCCGGATATTTTACAACTGGGAACGACCTGGGTTCCCGCGATTGCCGCCATGGGAGCTCTGGCGCCGCTCACTGACCAGATGAATGAACTGGGTGGCGCGGAAAGTTACTATCCTGCTACATGGAACACCACCCATATCGCAGGGGATAATACCATATACGCGGCGCCTTGGTTCGTCGACGCACGCGCGCTTTATTATCGGACAGATGTTTTTGAAAAAGCCGGATTAAATGCAACAGATGTATTCAAAGATTGGAATTCCTTTAAAGAAGCCTTGAAAAAAGTAAATGGGATGGAGATTGAAGGGAAAAAAATTTCTGCATTCGGATTCCCGGGGAAAAACGACTGGAACGTGGCTCATAACATCTTCCCCTGGATCTGGGCGGCCGGAGGCAACGTCTTAAACGAGGATAATACGGAAGCGATCATCAATTCTAAAGAAGCTTTGGACGGCATTATGTTCTATACCGGTTTAGCGGCGGAAGGTCTCGTCTCAAAAACGACGCTTGAACAGAATACTTCACAGGTGGAAGCCAATTATGCCAACGGGGATTACGCGGTGATGATCAGCGGACCATGGATCCTAAAGCAGTTTACCACACCGAAGGATCAAGGTGGACAGAAAGAATCGATCGCAGCGAGCCGATCGGCGGTTCATCCGCTTCCTGCCGGTCCAAACGGAGTCTTCACCTTCTTTGGCGGAAGTGATCTTACCATCTTTAAAAATACGAAGCATTTTGCCGAGGCATGGGCGGTAGTGAAGTATTTATCCGGTAAGGATGCACAATTGGCGTACGCCCAGGCATCGGGACAACTCCCTGCCGTGAAGGAGGTCATGAATAGTCCGGATATTACGAGCGATCCCAACATGGCCCAATTCGTACAGGCGGCTCAAACCAGTCGGAGTTACCCCTCTATTCCACAATGGGGCCCCATTGAAAATGTATTGGTGAAGCATTTTGGAATTATGTGGGATATCGTGGCGGGTGTAGGCGGAAAGCCATACAATCGTGAATCGATTCAGGCCGAGATGGATGCAGCGAAGCAAGAAATCGATGCCCTTTTGCATCAATAG
- a CDS encoding GH1 family beta-glucosidase, giving the protein MNFPQDFVWGVATSSYQIEGATREDGRGESIWDRFSHTPGKVMGMENGDVACDHYHRYEEDIALLKQIGVDSYRFSIAWPRLFPTGEGELNGKGLDFYKRLIEKLLQNGIQPLVTLYHWDLPQKLQDKGGWVNRDTAYRFQEYAATVFRHLGDLVTMWTTHNEPWCASFLGYGKGEHAPGIQDHYAAVQASHHLLLSHGLAVQAFRESGKNGRIGITLNLSAAYPATDDEEDQKAARIWDGYFNRWFLDPVLKGEYPQDMVELYSRYQPLDFIFDGDLETISVPIDFLGINYYSRSVLTAEDPDPILGVGHQKPVLPTTDMGWEVYPEGLYDLLTRIKREYKPIDLYITENGAAYPDELKDGEVEDWDRVDYLKAHFEAAERAIREGVPLKGYYVWSLMDNFEWAYGYSKRFGIVYVDFRTQERTLKKSGKWFASFLANRKRSIDGVYE; this is encoded by the coding sequence ATGAATTTTCCGCAGGATTTTGTTTGGGGAGTTGCTACATCTTCCTATCAAATAGAAGGAGCGACCCGTGAAGATGGAAGAGGGGAATCAATTTGGGACCGATTTTCCCACACGCCCGGGAAGGTGATGGGGATGGAAAATGGAGATGTGGCATGTGATCATTATCATCGGTATGAGGAAGATATTGCGCTTTTAAAACAGATCGGAGTGGATAGTTATCGTTTCTCCATCGCATGGCCGCGGCTTTTTCCCACCGGTGAAGGTGAACTGAACGGGAAAGGTCTTGATTTTTATAAACGACTGATTGAGAAATTACTACAGAATGGCATTCAGCCTCTGGTTACCCTCTACCATTGGGATCTTCCGCAAAAGCTGCAGGATAAAGGAGGATGGGTCAATCGGGATACGGCATATCGTTTTCAGGAATATGCGGCCACTGTTTTCCGTCATCTGGGGGATTTGGTGACCATGTGGACAACCCATAATGAACCGTGGTGTGCTTCCTTTTTAGGATATGGTAAGGGAGAACATGCCCCCGGAATTCAAGATCATTATGCGGCGGTTCAAGCATCCCACCATCTTCTCCTGTCTCACGGTCTTGCCGTTCAAGCCTTTCGCGAAAGCGGGAAGAATGGGAGAATCGGCATCACCTTAAACCTTTCGGCCGCATATCCGGCTACCGATGACGAAGAGGATCAAAAGGCTGCGCGAATTTGGGACGGTTATTTCAATCGGTGGTTCCTTGATCCGGTGTTAAAAGGGGAATATCCGCAGGATATGGTGGAACTCTACTCCCGGTATCAACCCCTAGACTTCATCTTCGATGGAGACCTTGAGACGATTTCCGTTCCCATCGACTTTTTGGGGATCAATTATTACAGCCGAAGCGTTCTGACTGCGGAAGACCCGGATCCGATCCTCGGAGTGGGTCATCAGAAGCCGGTCCTGCCCACGACAGATATGGGATGGGAGGTCTATCCCGAGGGCTTATATGATTTACTGACGCGGATCAAACGAGAATATAAACCGATCGATCTCTACATCACGGAGAATGGAGCGGCCTATCCCGATGAGCTTAAGGATGGGGAGGTGGAGGATTGGGACAGAGTGGATTATCTGAAAGCTCATTTCGAGGCGGCGGAAAGGGCGATCCGCGAGGGCGTCCCCCTGAAAGGGTATTATGTCTGGTCTTTGATGGACAATTTTGAATGGGCTTATGGCTACTCGAAACGGTTTGGAATTGTATACGTAGATTTTCGGACCCAAGAACGGACGTTGAAAAAAAGCGGCAAATGGTTCGCCTCCTTTTTGGCGAACCGGAAGCGATCGATTGACGGGGTTTATGAATGA
- a CDS encoding glycoside hydrolase family 9 protein, protein MSRKLLWITTSIILVTGVLAMIINRHPYVSPENRTGEKRLNQEASISSIGDFVKVDQTGYLPEYPKIAIVVDREGVGSFVVKREETDEIVFSGTLSAAIQDLYSGDTVRFADFSSLRSDGTYYVEVEGVGRSYPFQISAHVYDNLFFNVLRSYTLQRSNAEMNDPVTGLRHKAGHSQDAQAVMYFSDPFHKEGDLIDVSGGWYDAGDFGKYMPSASVTVGQLLLAYELNPDHFSKGQMQFPEGLSMADRKTDMPDLLVEVKYELEWMEKMQRPDGAVYHKVGGKQWPGFILPEEDKQKRYVYGLSHFGTAQYAGAMALAARIYRPFDREIAARLLENAKKAQEYLESHPEGYFRNDPGQNDGSGPYDKYSDQEERFWAAAELFKTTKDPHYEQLIEKQFKDLLAEKTAPVSWNNALALGQWAYLTGETGNAALKDAVKKSFLREAAQILQQIQSDGYRNSLTEDEYVWASAKTLLERKPIVARQSNSTESGLCRGCA, encoded by the coding sequence GTGAGCCGTAAATTACTATGGATAACAACCTCGATCATATTGGTGACAGGAGTATTGGCGATGATCATAAACCGTCATCCATATGTAAGTCCAGAAAATAGGACAGGTGAAAAAAGATTGAACCAGGAAGCTTCGATATCCTCTATAGGTGATTTCGTCAAGGTCGATCAAACCGGGTATTTGCCGGAATACCCGAAAATTGCCATTGTAGTGGATCGAGAAGGGGTAGGCTCTTTTGTAGTTAAACGAGAAGAGACGGATGAGATCGTTTTTAGCGGAACTTTAAGCGCTGCGATTCAGGATCTCTATTCCGGGGATACCGTTCGTTTTGCAGATTTTAGCTCTTTGCGAAGCGACGGAACCTATTATGTGGAAGTGGAGGGGGTTGGAAGATCTTATCCTTTTCAAATCTCGGCCCATGTGTACGACAACCTCTTTTTCAATGTGCTTCGTTCCTATACTTTACAGCGCTCCAATGCCGAGATGAACGATCCGGTAACCGGTCTTCGCCACAAAGCCGGACATTCTCAAGACGCTCAAGCCGTGATGTATTTTTCCGATCCGTTTCACAAAGAAGGGGATCTTATCGACGTTTCCGGCGGTTGGTATGATGCCGGAGATTTCGGCAAGTATATGCCATCGGCCTCCGTCACCGTAGGACAGCTTCTTTTAGCCTATGAACTGAATCCTGATCATTTCAGCAAGGGGCAGATGCAATTTCCGGAAGGGCTCTCCATGGCGGACCGGAAGACGGATATGCCGGACTTGCTGGTAGAAGTGAAGTATGAGCTCGAATGGATGGAAAAGATGCAAAGGCCGGACGGTGCCGTATATCATAAAGTTGGCGGGAAACAGTGGCCTGGATTCATCCTGCCCGAAGAAGATAAACAGAAGCGGTACGTATATGGCTTATCCCATTTCGGCACCGCTCAATATGCAGGAGCAATGGCTTTGGCGGCTAGAATCTATCGGCCTTTTGACCGGGAAATTGCAGCGCGGCTGCTTGAGAATGCCAAGAAGGCGCAGGAATATTTGGAATCCCATCCGGAAGGATATTTTCGCAATGATCCGGGGCAAAATGATGGCTCCGGACCGTACGACAAATACTCCGATCAGGAAGAGCGTTTCTGGGCGGCGGCAGAGCTGTTCAAAACAACGAAAGATCCACATTATGAACAATTGATTGAGAAACAGTTTAAGGATTTATTGGCAGAAAAAACGGCTCCCGTCAGTTGGAATAATGCGCTGGCTTTGGGCCAATGGGCTTATCTTACCGGCGAAACAGGAAATGCGGCATTAAAGGATGCGGTAAAAAAAAGTTTCCTACGTGAGGCGGCTCAAATTTTGCAGCAGATCCAGTCGGACGGTTATCGGAATTCCTTAACGGAGGACGAATATGTGTGGGCTTCGGCCAAAACGTTATTGGAAAGGAAACCTATTGTTGCTCGCCAATCGAATTCAACCGAATCGGGCCTATGTCGAGGCTGCGCTTGA
- a CDS encoding carbohydrate ABC transporter permease, giving the protein MTGRGRRGSSRNIILNTITWVIVLLMIFPIYWMIITSLKTNDEVVRGDTRMFTFIPQFQNYVELWQTINFFGYFKNSLIISGLATVFATLFAMFAGYALARFRFRGSGIFSMGITATQMIPGMMFLLPIYLLYLKVNEWFGIPMINTFWGMVIIYTAFYTPMSIWIMRSFFVSIPRELEDAARIDGCSPFMAFVRVIMPLSLPGVIATATFAFLAAWDELLFAWVLTTTPDVQTIPVGIRLYVGQYQNRFDLLMAAATVTTIPVMIAFFATQRYFIRGMTAGAVKG; this is encoded by the coding sequence ATGACAGGAAGAGGAAGAAGAGGATCGAGTCGGAACATCATCTTGAATACGATTACTTGGGTCATCGTCTTGCTCATGATCTTCCCCATCTATTGGATGATCATCACTTCGTTAAAAACAAATGATGAGGTGGTTCGCGGCGATACCCGGATGTTTACGTTTATCCCGCAGTTTCAAAATTACGTGGAACTTTGGCAAACGATTAATTTTTTCGGGTATTTTAAAAACAGTTTAATCATCAGCGGGCTGGCAACGGTCTTTGCCACTCTTTTTGCCATGTTTGCCGGATATGCATTGGCTCGGTTCCGTTTTAGAGGCAGTGGGATCTTCAGCATGGGGATCACCGCAACACAGATGATTCCGGGAATGATGTTCTTACTTCCCATCTACCTTCTTTATCTAAAGGTGAATGAATGGTTCGGAATCCCGATGATCAATACCTTCTGGGGGATGGTCATCATCTATACCGCCTTCTACACGCCCATGAGCATCTGGATTATGCGCAGTTTCTTCGTCAGTATTCCCCGTGAATTGGAGGATGCGGCACGGATCGACGGATGTTCCCCATTTATGGCCTTCGTTCGTGTCATCATGCCGCTTAGTCTCCCTGGGGTGATTGCGACAGCTACATTTGCCTTCCTGGCGGCTTGGGATGAGCTTCTCTTTGCCTGGGTCTTGACAACCACGCCGGATGTACAGACCATTCCGGTAGGGATCCGCCTTTATGTGGGGCAATATCAGAATCGCTTTGACTTGTTGATGGCGGCGGCAACGGTAACCACGATCCCCGTGATGATCGCTTTCTTTGCCACGCAACGTTATTTCATCCGCGGAATGACTGCCGGAGCCGTAAAAGGATAA
- a CDS encoding carbohydrate ABC transporter permease, giving the protein MSMPERKITPGVQSRPPLPLTLRNWWENRSFPYLLILPATIFMLLIHFIPMIQGIWMSFLNLSQFTLNKFLSAPFVGLRNYAVLLFDPKNPVRAGLAYAIRNTAIYAVVVTVSVMVIGMLVALLLNRDFPGRGIARTAMLLPWIVPSYVVGILWGFMWQKDNGIINHLLVDVLHLTADKPFWLMGPNTLWAIIIPTIWRSWPFLMIIFLAGLQTIPEEMYEAAAIDGASPWQRFWMITLPILKPIIVVQLMFQIINNVYSYNIVAMMFGNGAGYPGEWGDLLMTLLTRQTFSYWLFGVGSAASFLLMTVMLIFVGIWYRVFREEMMTE; this is encoded by the coding sequence ATGAGTATGCCTGAAAGGAAAATCACGCCAGGTGTTCAGTCCAGGCCTCCTTTACCATTAACCTTACGAAATTGGTGGGAAAATCGTAGTTTTCCATATCTGTTAATTCTGCCGGCAACTATCTTTATGTTATTAATCCATTTTATTCCTATGATTCAAGGAATATGGATGAGCTTTTTAAATTTAAGCCAATTTACGCTGAATAAATTTTTAAGTGCACCTTTTGTCGGATTGAGGAACTATGCCGTTCTGCTTTTTGATCCTAAAAATCCGGTCCGTGCCGGGCTCGCCTATGCGATTCGGAACACGGCCATTTATGCCGTCGTGGTGACGGTAAGCGTGATGGTGATCGGAATGTTGGTCGCCCTCTTGCTCAACAGGGATTTCCCGGGGCGGGGAATTGCCAGAACGGCGATGCTTTTGCCTTGGATCGTCCCCTCTTATGTGGTGGGGATTTTGTGGGGGTTTATGTGGCAGAAAGATAATGGGATTATAAACCATCTATTGGTTGATGTACTTCACCTTACGGCAGATAAACCTTTTTGGCTGATGGGGCCTAATACGTTATGGGCCATTATCATCCCGACGATTTGGAGAAGTTGGCCGTTTCTGATGATTATTTTCTTAGCCGGACTGCAAACGATACCGGAAGAGATGTATGAAGCGGCGGCGATTGACGGTGCCTCCCCATGGCAACGTTTTTGGATGATCACACTTCCTATCCTTAAACCCATTATCGTGGTGCAATTGATGTTCCAAATCATTAATAATGTCTACTCATATAACATCGTGGCCATGATGTTTGGAAATGGGGCCGGATATCCGGGGGAATGGGGAGATCTTCTGATGACGCTTCTTACCCGGCAAACCTTCTCCTATTGGCTGTTTGGGGTCGGATCCGCCGCTTCATTTTTGTTGATGACCGTGATGTTGATTTTTGTCGGAATCTGGTATCGAGTGTTCCGTGAGGAGATGATGACGGAATGA
- a CDS encoding LacI family DNA-binding transcriptional regulator, translated as MITIYDIAKRSGYSITTVSKALNGYTDISEKTRRKIQKLAEEMGYRPNSAARSLSMKRSWMIGVFFQDHVNSGLLHPFFIEVIESFKKEVGKKGYDLLFFANQLGEKEISYVDHSEHRNVDGVIILGLSRNDPFLSELVQSEIPCVSVDLDLVGKHVGYITSDNIEGAFQAMEYLYSLGHRKIAHISGILETLAGQQRYIGYQRAIEKLGLVYRSDYIVDGNYTVEGGEKAMKKLLSLHEPPTAVFAAGDLMAIGAIKAAKEAGLRIPEDLSVVGFDNISFSQYISPPLTTVHQQKDLLGIKAAEALLNLIEEKDTVPSILTIKTQLMIRESCAPPAKP; from the coding sequence ATGATTACGATCTACGACATTGCCAAGCGATCCGGGTACTCGATCACAACCGTTTCTAAAGCGTTGAACGGTTATACCGACATCAGCGAAAAAACAAGGAGGAAGATTCAGAAGTTAGCCGAAGAAATGGGATATCGTCCCAATTCTGCTGCGAGAAGTCTATCGATGAAGCGCTCTTGGATGATCGGCGTTTTCTTTCAAGATCATGTGAACTCCGGTTTGTTGCATCCTTTTTTTATTGAAGTGATCGAAAGCTTTAAAAAAGAGGTGGGGAAAAAGGGATACGACCTGCTCTTTTTTGCGAATCAGCTGGGAGAAAAGGAAATCAGCTATGTGGACCATTCAGAGCATCGCAATGTCGATGGAGTGATCATTTTAGGCCTTAGCCGCAATGATCCGTTTTTATCCGAACTGGTCCAGAGTGAAATTCCCTGCGTCTCCGTCGATTTAGATCTGGTGGGCAAACATGTGGGATACATTACTTCAGATAATATCGAGGGAGCTTTCCAGGCCATGGAATATCTCTATTCACTGGGACATCGGAAAATTGCGCACATATCCGGCATCTTGGAAACACTCGCCGGTCAACAAAGATATATTGGTTATCAGCGAGCGATTGAGAAGTTGGGATTGGTTTATCGCAGCGATTACATTGTGGATGGAAATTATACGGTGGAAGGCGGAGAAAAAGCGATGAAAAAATTGCTTTCATTACATGAGCCTCCAACCGCGGTCTTTGCAGCGGGTGATTTGATGGCGATCGGGGCGATCAAAGCGGCCAAAGAAGCGGGGCTTCGCATACCCGAGGATCTGTCGGTGGTCGGATTTGACAACATCTCTTTTAGTCAATACATCTCCCCTCCCTTGACGACGGTTCACCAACAAAAGGATCTTTTAGGGATAAAGGCTGCGGAAGCTTTGTTAAATCTGATTGAGGAAAAAGATACGGTCCCTTCCATCCTTACGATTAAGACACAGCTGATGATTCGTGAATCCTGTGCCCCTCCGGCAAAACCATAA
- a CDS encoding ROK family transcriptional regulator: MVKNTGDQYLVKKINKSIVLDLIRSKSPLSRAQISEVSGLNKGTVSSLVNELMEEKLVYEIGLGKSSGGRRPIMLLFNQSAGFAVGVDLGVNYILTVLTDLNGTVVQEEFIPYSNLSFQEILILLKSSITKIIEHAPNSPYGIIGIGVGVPGIVDEKGIILFAPNLNWKETDLKSILYEEFHVPVTIDNEANTGALGEKRYGAGRDISNLIYVSIGIGIGVGIILNNELFRGTSGYSGEIGHSVIEMNGRKCSCGNRGCWEMYASEQALLEEAKRLNLSKLDLETVVQAADQGSPEAITLFSEIGEYIGVGIANIMNTFNPDLILIGNRMTMAEKWISNPMRRVVESRALPYHRKDAQIRFSSLSIYSAVRGAASLAINEFFSQSQSNVSIGLNFLSSQS; encoded by the coding sequence ATGGTAAAGAACACAGGAGATCAATATCTTGTCAAGAAAATCAATAAGTCCATTGTCCTCGATCTGATTCGCTCAAAATCGCCCCTCTCCAGAGCGCAAATTTCGGAAGTATCCGGACTCAATAAAGGGACGGTCTCTTCTCTCGTCAATGAATTAATGGAAGAAAAACTGGTATATGAAATAGGACTGGGAAAATCAAGCGGGGGAAGAAGACCGATAATGCTCCTGTTCAACCAAAGCGCAGGCTTTGCGGTCGGAGTTGACCTGGGAGTTAATTACATACTAACGGTGCTGACAGACTTAAACGGAACAGTTGTTCAGGAAGAGTTCATTCCCTATTCCAATCTCTCTTTTCAAGAGATTCTCATCCTCCTTAAATCCTCGATCACAAAAATAATCGAACATGCGCCTAACAGCCCGTACGGCATTATCGGTATTGGGGTGGGAGTACCTGGAATCGTCGATGAGAAAGGCATTATCCTTTTTGCTCCCAATCTGAATTGGAAGGAGACGGACCTGAAGAGCATTTTATACGAAGAGTTTCATGTTCCGGTCACCATTGATAACGAAGCAAACACCGGTGCTTTAGGAGAAAAGCGCTATGGAGCCGGACGGGATATTTCTAACTTAATCTACGTCAGTATCGGTATCGGCATTGGGGTAGGCATCATCCTGAATAACGAGTTGTTCCGCGGAACATCCGGTTATTCTGGAGAGATCGGCCATTCGGTGATTGAAATGAACGGAAGGAAATGCAGCTGCGGTAATCGGGGTTGTTGGGAAATGTACGCTTCCGAACAGGCGCTCCTTGAAGAAGCAAAGCGATTAAACTTGAGCAAATTGGATCTGGAAACCGTCGTACAAGCGGCCGATCAAGGAAGCCCGGAAGCAATCACCTTATTTAGTGAAATCGGTGAATATATCGGGGTTGGGATCGCCAACATTATGAATACTTTTAACCCTGATCTCATTCTTATCGGCAACCGAATGACGATGGCTGAAAAATGGATTTCTAACCCTATGAGACGGGTTGTGGAAAGCAGGGCACTTCCCTATCACCGCAAGGACGCCCAAATTCGTTTCTCCTCCTTATCCATTTATTCTGCGGTTAGAGGGGCCGCCTCCCTTGCGATTAATGAATTCTTCTCTCAGTCGCAATCTAATGTATCAATCGGCCTCAATTTTCTCTCTTCCCAATCGTGA
- a CDS encoding glycoside hydrolase family 9 protein: MLANRIQPNRAYVEAALDQLHNVLGRSATGYSYVTGAGTRFPKHPHDRIQASTGVMIPGLVVGGPNKQGGDPEIDAIKSTTPPAKSYLDVQASYSSNEYAIDYNAPLVFLLSFFAR, translated from the coding sequence TTGCTCGCCAATCGAATTCAACCGAATCGGGCCTATGTCGAGGCTGCGCTTGACCAATTGCACAACGTACTGGGAAGAAGCGCCACAGGGTATAGTTATGTTACCGGGGCGGGTACACGATTTCCTAAACATCCTCACGACCGCATTCAGGCAAGCACAGGGGTGATGATCCCGGGACTTGTTGTCGGCGGCCCCAATAAACAGGGAGGAGATCCTGAAATCGACGCCATCAAGTCGACGACGCCGCCGGCCAAAAGCTATTTGGATGTCCAGGCTTCTTATTCAAGTAACGAATACGCCATTGACTACAATGCTCCGCTCGTCTTTTTATTATCCTTCTTTGCTCGATAA
- a CDS encoding enoyl-CoA hydratase/isomerase family protein: MATVMMEQRGNLLWLILNRPDVYHAINFQVMDELEDLIRFGNGEEKIHAILLTGSGEKAFASGGDVREFHSFSDEKEVIDMLSRMARLLEEISASPKLTVAAINGLALGGGAEITTAFDLRAASEDARIGFIQRNLHLTTGWGGGTRLMHLFGADRAFPLLLSGKIYSAKEWHNWGYLHALFPKEEFRERVENWVKEILPAPEVLLSYKRMKNRIEGRKKWKEEIEKEVKECAKLWMSPEHHKKVEAFLSKKKES; encoded by the coding sequence ATGGCAACCGTTATGATGGAGCAAAGGGGGAACCTTCTCTGGCTTATATTAAACCGTCCGGACGTATACCATGCGATTAATTTTCAAGTAATGGATGAATTGGAAGATCTGATCCGTTTTGGGAATGGAGAAGAGAAGATTCATGCCATTCTCCTCACGGGCAGCGGAGAGAAAGCTTTTGCTTCCGGCGGAGATGTGCGGGAATTTCATTCTTTTTCGGATGAAAAGGAAGTGATCGATATGCTCTCCCGAATGGCTCGCCTGCTTGAAGAGATCTCCGCTTCTCCAAAACTGACGGTGGCCGCGATCAATGGGCTCGCTCTGGGCGGGGGAGCGGAGATCACAACCGCCTTTGATCTTCGGGCAGCCTCGGAAGATGCTCGCATCGGTTTTATTCAACGGAACCTGCACCTGACCACCGGATGGGGAGGGGGGACTCGCCTCATGCATCTTTTCGGCGCAGACAGGGCTTTTCCCCTCCTTCTTTCCGGGAAGATCTATTCAGCCAAGGAGTGGCACAATTGGGGATATCTCCATGCTCTTTTTCCGAAGGAGGAATTTCGGGAGCGGGTGGAAAACTGGGTCAAAGAGATTCTTCCTGCTCCGGAGGTTCTTCTCTCCTACAAAAGGATGAAAAACCGGATTGAGGGGAGAAAAAAATGGAAGGAAGAAATCGAAAAGGAGGTCAAAGAGTGCGCGAAACTTTGGATGAGCCCGGAGCATCATAAGAAAGTGGAAGCCTTCCTCTCAAAGAAGAAAGAGAGCTGA
- a CDS encoding aminopeptidase P family N-terminal domain-containing protein: MKHPESFEPAFNRSGMVAERVRKLRKLMEQKKVDGILLRRRRNFSWLTVGGDNHILQTSEWGVVDLLIFTDRLIGLTTKMEEKPFS, from the coding sequence ATGAAACATCCGGAAAGTTTTGAACCGGCCTTTAATCGAAGTGGAATGGTGGCGGAACGGGTTAGGAAGCTGAGGAAGTTAATGGAGCAAAAGAAAGTGGATGGGATTCTACTGAGGAGGCGGAGGAATTTCTCCTGGCTTACGGTAGGGGGAGACAATCATATTTTGCAAACGAGTGAATGGGGAGTCGTCGATCTCCTCATCTTTACCGATCGTCTAATCGGCCTTACGACCAAGATGGAAGAGAAGCCTTTCAGCTGA